CAAAAAGGTCGGTGTCGAAATCGAAGGCGAACCGCCGAGCGGGAGTCGTCTCGTGGTGGCGCTCCGGCGACGGCCGCCGCTCTCCGCGAAAGTAGTGGCGACGGGAAAACTCAGTCGTCGTCGCCCGCCATCGTCGCCCGCACGTCGTCGGGCATCCGTTCGGCCATCTCGTCGGGAATCTCGCCAGCCATCTCGCGGACGAACTCCGGCGGTTCGCCCTCGCGTTCGTCGCCGAAGTCAGGGTCGAATAGCCGGAGCGCCGTGTTGATAGTCGTCCAGTCGTCGTCGGCCGCGGCGTCGCGCAGGCTCTTGGTCGGCGGCGCGAGCAGTTGGGAGATGAGCGCGTCGGCCATCGCGCCGATGACTTCCTGTTGCTCTTCCGAGATGTCGCCGTGAGCGTCGAGTTTCGAGAGGGCTTCGGAGACTTCGCGCTCCTTGATGCGCTCGGCGCTCTCGTACATCGCCGAGATGACCTCGTCGGCGCGCTTGCGCTTGTAGCTCTCCAGCAGATGCTCGAACTCTCGGTCGATCATCGCCTCGACCGACTCGGCGGCCGTCCGGCGTCGGCGCTCGGTCGCGTCGGTCACCGACTCCAGCGACGCCATGCCGTGGAGAGTCACGCCGTTGATAGCGTCCACGGCGGGCGAAACGTCTCGCGGTTGGGCGATGTCAACGACGACCGTCTCGCCGGAATCGCGCAGGTCCTCGGCGTCGAGGACGTGGCCCTCGCTCCCCGTCGCCGAGACCACCACGTCGGCCGCGTCGAGACCCGAGGGAAGTCCGTCGAGCGCGAGCGCACGGGCGTCCTCGTGAGCCACCGCGTCGGTGAGTTCGGTCGCGCTGTCGAGCGACCGATTTGCGACGTACAGCGTTCCGACCGGGGCGTCGGCGAGCGCGTGGGCCGCGATGGTGCCCATCTCGCCCGCGCCGACGACCAGCGCCGTCGCGTCGTCGAGGTCGGTCCGTTCGTCCAGTAGCTTCACGGCGGCGCTCCCGACCGAAACCGCACCGTCGTTGATGGCGGTCTCGGTCCGGGCGCGCTCGCCGACGTGGATGGCCTTCGTCACCGCGTCGTCGAGCATCGGGCCGAGCGTGCCGACCTCGCGGGCAGATTCGTAGGCGTCTCGGACCTGCCCGAGAATCTGGTCCTCACCGAGGACGAGCGATTCGAGTCCGGCCGCGACCCGCAGGAGGTGGCGAAGGCTCTCTTCGTGGCTCATCTCCACCATCGAGTGGTCGCCTACGTCGGGCGCGAACTCCGCCAGCACGGCCCGTCCGGTCGCCTCGCTGTCCGTCACGACGTAGGTCTCGAACCGGTTGCACGTCTGGAGGACGAACGCCTCGTGAACGCCCGGCACGTCGGCGATTCGTTCGAGAATCGCGGTCTCGTCGGCGTGGTAGGCTGACTCCACGTCGTCGAGACTCGCGCGGTCGTGGCTGATTCGAATCCCGGAGACGACGCCGCTCGTCGCACTCACGGGCATCGCCTCCCCAATCGCGTGTCAGAGAGATAGATTCCGAGAGTCATGTTGTCACCCTTTGAGTCACCCGTCGCACCGCTGTTATCCGTGGCTTGGTACGGCCAGTACGTAAACCCTTCCAAACGAGACACGTCCGCGGGTATCCCGGTTGGTCGAACTACCCTTCGACGCCGGTCACTTCGAAGCCGAGGTCCCGAATGCCGTCGAGGATGCCCTCGT
This genomic stretch from Halorussus pelagicus harbors:
- the hemA gene encoding glutamyl-tRNA reductase: MSATSGVVSGIRISHDRASLDDVESAYHADETAILERIADVPGVHEAFVLQTCNRFETYVVTDSEATGRAVLAEFAPDVGDHSMVEMSHEESLRHLLRVAAGLESLVLGEDQILGQVRDAYESAREVGTLGPMLDDAVTKAIHVGERARTETAINDGAVSVGSAAVKLLDERTDLDDATALVVGAGEMGTIAAHALADAPVGTLYVANRSLDSATELTDAVAHEDARALALDGLPSGLDAADVVVSATGSEGHVLDAEDLRDSGETVVVDIAQPRDVSPAVDAINGVTLHGMASLESVTDATERRRRTAAESVEAMIDREFEHLLESYKRKRADEVISAMYESAERIKEREVSEALSKLDAHGDISEEQQEVIGAMADALISQLLAPPTKSLRDAAADDDWTTINTALRLFDPDFGDEREGEPPEFVREMAGEIPDEMAERMPDDVRATMAGDDD